The sequence TTCTTCCTGAGTGAATTTTATCCCGCCGAATTTCTGCTTCGTGATATAACGGTCGAATGTCTCATCGGAGAAGCCTGTGAGCTCATCATCGGAGATAAGCCCGTCGCCATTCTGCCACTCCGCTTTTTTCTTCCACTTCGGGGTCGTATCTTCCTTCCATTCACCGATACTGACCCCCCACATGGACGCGGGCCATAGCAGTTCGACAAGGGAATTATTCAACTCTTCCCATGACAGTTCCCTGAAAAAATTATACAGCGAGGGATAGGAATCCGAGAACGAGTATTGCAGAAACACGTTGGTGGCGATATAATTCGTGACAACATTCGTTACAGGCTTGTTAAACACATCCAGCGTGATTTCATTACTGATAATTCTATTCGAAACGGTCACAAAATTGGAAATCGGGGTGTTGATGATGCTTGGCAGCGGCTTAATATTATAATTAGTAAAGATATAAGAGTTTGTCAGCATTTTGCCGTTTTCCGCGGCGTTGGTATAATAATTCGTATATACCCGAATATTGGTAATCAGATAGGGCAAAATTTCCGGGATCGCAGGGGTCAGATTAGTCATTTCATTAGTGGATAGAATATTTGTCGAAGGTATAACAACAATATTCGTATCTTGTGGAAAAACCATGGATAACGCAATAAATAAAGACGCAGTAGTTATATAAAAAGCGTGGATGACCTTGGTCAAGCTCAACTCCTTAGGCCTGAAAAAAGTACTTGTTAGAGTATATCACAGAATAAGAAATAAATAAAGCAGGGCGGTAGAAACCGCCCTGTTATTTTATACTTTTTTGCTCTCTTCTTCCGCTTTCATCTCTTCGGCTTGTTTCTTTGCCTTATCGTACTCGTATTCGGGCAGGAAATCATAATGGGAGATTTCCATTTCAAAACGTCCGCGGCCGCTCGTGATACTGTTCAGGATAGGAGAATAGACAAGCAATTCGCTATATGGGGCTTCCACGCTGATGACGGTCGTATCTTCGGAGATTTTCTCCATACCGTGAACCTTACCCCTGCGCGTCCCGATATCGTTCATCACAGCCCCGATATCGTCTTCGTTCACAAATACCTTCGCTCTCGCGATAGGTTCGAGTATCACGGGCTTCGCCGTCAGGAACGCTTCCTTCATCGCGTGAGACGCCGCGATCCTGAACGCCATATCAGACGAATCGACGTCATGGTAGGAACCGTCGAATAAGGTAACCTTTACGTCAACCAGGGGATATCCCGCGACAGGCCCCGTCTCGCAGGCTTCCATCGCGCCCCTTTCTACCGCGGGGAAATAGTTTTTAGGGACAGCTCCCCCGAACACATCCTCGGTAAACTGGAAGCCCTCGTCCCGGGCGAGCGGTTCGACGCGGAGATAAACTTCCCCGTACTGCCCATGCCCGCCGGACTGCTTTTTATGCTTATACTGTGCCTCGGTTTTCTGGCTGAGCGCTTCTTTATAGGCAACACGAGGCGGGCGTGTTTCAAAAATCAACCCGTGCTTGTGCTTGATAGTATCAAATATGATTCTCGCCTGGGTCTCGCCGATACACGAAACGACCATTTCCTTAGTGATATCGTTGAATTCTTTCTTGAAGGTTACATCTTCCTCGGAAACCGCCGCGAATACCTCAGAGAGTTTGTCCTCGGATTTCCGGTCGTTCGAATGGATAGCGACAAAGTAGGAAGATTTCGGGAGACGTACTTCCTCTAAAAGCAGCGTTTTATGGGGCTCGGAAACCGTATTCCCGGTATGCAGGGAATCGATTTTTGTAAATACGGCGATATCGCCCGCTTCCAGCTTCTCCGCTTCCTTGAACTGCTTCCCGTTAACCATAAAAAGATGAGCGACCTTTTCTTTGGTACGCGCGTTAACATTGATAATTTCATCGCCTGGCTTGATCACTCCAGAACGTATCCGGCAATAGGAAATCTTTCCGGCAAACGGATCGATGCGTGTCTTGAAAATAAATCCGCAGAACGGTTCGTTCATATCGGGATGCCGTTTTATCTGCTCGCCGGGATGATCCGGTGATTCTCCGATAATCTCACCGATATAGAGCGGAGACGGGAGGAACGATATGACCGTATCAAGCAGTGTCGGGATACCGAGGGTATTGATGGCAGACCCGCAGAGTATCGGGATAACCTTATTATTCATCGTGCAGCTTTTTAACCCGGTTTCCACTTCATCCGGCGATAGTTCTTCACCGTTCAGGTATTTCTCGATCAGGGTATCGTCGGTCTCGGCAACTGCGTCAAAAAGTATTTCCTTATACTGTGCTACTCTATCATTCATTTCAGGGGGTATCGGAGCTTCGGTAATTTTGCTTCCCTCGAAATAATAGGCTTTCATCTTCACCATGTCGACTATGCCCTTGAAGTCCTTTCCCGATCCGATAGGAAGCTGGATAGGTATAACCGGCTTGCGGAATTTTGCCTTCAACGAATCCGCCAATGTGAAAAATTCCGCGCCCTCGGCGTCCATTTTATTTATAAAAACAAGACGTGCGATTTTGTAATCGTCCGCGAAATGCCAGTCTTTCTCGGTATCAATGGTGATTCCCTCGGTAGCGCTGACGACGAATACGATGCCTTCCGTGACACGGAACGCGCTGCGGACGTCGCTGACTAAATCGGGGATACCGGGAGTATCCAGAATATTTACTTTAATGCCCTTCCATTCGGTATATGCAAGCGATGTACGAAGGGACATCTTCTTTGAAATTTCTTCCTCGTCAAAATCCATTACTGTGTTTCCGCGGTCGACGCTTCCCATTTCTTTGATAACGCCGGATGAGAACAGCATCGATTCGGCGAGCGTGGTCTTACCCACATTCGGCGCCCCGGAGATAGAAATATTACGGATCATTTTGGGTTCATAAATTTTACCCATAATTAGCCTCCCTATTTCAAAGTGTTTTTATCATATCACTAATTTCCTTTTTTGTGAAGTAATATTTTATTTGTTGACCCGTTTTTTTGTCCCTCATTATATTAATGTTTTGTATATGATAATATGCTGTTTTTTTTACAAATTTTTAAATTCACGATATACTCTTCATATTTCACGAGGCGTCTATGAAACCTGGGGTGGAAGCAACAATCAAGCGGATCGAGCGTTTCCTGAAATTTCGGCCCAGAACCGAAAAAGAAATCCGTTTCAAGCTGAAGGGACTGAAAGTACCCCAAAGCGATATTGACGAATCAATAATATTTCTGGATTCAGAGGGTTATATTAACGATACCGCATTCGGGTATGATTGGGCGGAAAGCAGGATACGTTCCAGAAAAATCGGCAGGAACAAGCTAAAAAATGAGTTGAAAATTAAAGGGATTTCCTCTGAAGTAATCGAAGATATCCTCCGCTCTGCTTATACCGAGAACGACGAGACTGAATTGGCGGTCGAGTTTATCGGGCGGAAATTTCGAAGCGGATACAGCAGGGACGATTTCCCGCGAATGAAGGCGATGCTTTCCCGTAACGGGTACTCATTTACTATCATCGATCAGGTCATCGGAAGATTAAAAACACTACTGGACGAGGGAGAACACTACGGAGAAGACAATGGAAGTTAGACTGGAGGGTCTTTGGGCTCTCGCGCTCGATGAAAATAATCTAGGTGAAAAAGAGGAGTGGTTTATCCCGGGTAATTATCCGCGGGAAACTGTCGATTACCGCTCTCCGGCATTCCTTTTCGACGTACCGTTTAAGGATAAAAAACGCGGATGGATTAAAAAGGATTTCGATTTCACGAAACACGCAAAAACCCTCGTCTATCTGATTTTTTTCGGCGTTGACGAATGCAAGGTATGGCTGAACGGAGAGTTCGCGGGACGTCTTTATAATACCGCGGGTAAGCAGGTGCTGGAAGTATCCAAACTGATTTCCGATAAAAACACCCTTGTACTCAAATTCGAACGCGTTCAGCCCGAAACATTAGGTATCTGGAAGTATGTGTACGTGATCGAGGACGCCCCTATTCCCGCGCTATCGAAAAAAATCATTAACCACACACCGAAATGGCTGGATCAGGTGGTCCTGTACAGCATATTCATCAGGAATTTTACCCCGGAGGGAACATTCAACGGGGTGACCGAGAAACTCCCCCAGCTAAAATCGATGGGAGTGAATACGATATGGCTTCTTCCGATCCATCCGGTTGGACTGAAGGAACGTAAGGGAACGCTGGGCTCCCCGTATGCGATCAAGGACTATTACGCGGTCAATCCCGAGTTCGGCACGAAGGAAGATTTTAAGCGGCTGGTGGATACCGCGCATTCGATGGATATCCGAGTTATCATCGATTTGGTAATCAATCATACGTCCCCCGATTCGGTAATGAAGGACGTCGATCCCAAATTCTATAAACACCATACCGAACAGCGGAATGTCGCTTGGGGATGGACCGACGTGCTGGAATTGGATTACAGCTATGCCCCGACGAGAAAATATATTACCGAGATGATGGAGTACTGGATCAGGGAGTTCAATATCGACGGCTACCGCTGCGATGTGGCGTTCCTGGTGCCGCTCGATTTCTGGCAGTCCGCTATTACGCGCATCCGTGCGCTGAAAAAGAATATCTTCATGCTTGCTGAAGCGGACAATCCCGAACTCTATCCCGTGGGATTCGACCTCACCTATGACTGGAACCTGATGCTTACCCTGCGGCGGATTAACCGAGGGTTCTATCCGTTTTATGAAATCCTCGAGTATGTCCAGACCCAGTATCAGTACTATCCCCAATACGCGCGCCGGATGATTTTCCTTGAAAACCACGATACTCCGCGCGCTACGGAAACATTTACGCCCGATTTTCTTGTACCCTTCAATGTACTGAAATTTATCCTGCCGGGTATCCCGCTGATATATAACGGCGAAGAAGCGGGTATAAAAAATACTCCCAGCCTTTTCGACCGCGACCCGATCGACTGGTCGACAAAGAACGCCGCTTTGCTGGAATTCTATAAGGAAATCATCAAGGTAAAAAAATCTTACCCCAGCCTGAACTACCATTTCGCGGACGGGTTTGATTTTTCATACGACCACTCCAGCGTAAAAATCCACCGTTTCGATTCGGAGAAATTTCTCGAGATCGTTTTTGAAAATCCCGCTCTGAATTCGTTTTTCGTTTCTAACGGGAAGATTCGGAAAACGTTCCAGAATATTTTATAAACTAAGCCCCTGCCGAATTATCGGTATTTCCCGATAACTTTACTTTTAACAGTTTATTCATTATAATCTTAGCCTGAATTTTTAAAAACCGGAGCGATGGCAATGGATGAGCAAAAGCGGAAAGAGTTCGAAAAAGAACTGACCACCCTTCGCAGGGATATACTTCTCATGCTCTATGAGGCAAAAAGCGGCCATCCGGGCGGCTCCCTCTCCGCGATAGACGTCATCGCATACTTGTTCCTGAACGTGATGAAATACGACCCCGCGAACCCGATGTGGGATGAGCGCGACCGTTTCATACTCTCGAAAGGTCACGCCGCTCCCGCGTTATATGTCATCCTCGCCCGTGTAGGCTACTTCTCCCCGAAACTGCTGAAAACCCTGCGCAAGCTCGGCAGCCCGTTACAGGGTCACCCTGACAGCCGCAAGCTGCCCGGCGTGGAATCATCCACCGGATCGCTCGGTCAGGGTATTTCCATAGCGGGTGGTATCGCGCTCGCGGGTAAAACGGATAACAAGCCGTATAACGTATATACTATGCTCGGCGACGGAGAAATCCAGGAGGGGCAGGTCTGGGAAGCGATGATGGCGGCCGCCCAGTTCAAGCTCGACAACTTCTGCGTCATTATCGATAATAACGGTCTCCAGATCGACGGGCCGGTTTCGCTCGTGATGAACGTCGACCCTATCGCCGATAAGCTACGCGCGTTCAATTTCGCTACTATGGAAATAGACGGGCATAACCCCGACGAGATAGAAAAAGCGATGGAGTTCTTCAAATCCAATAAAGGAAAAGGCGTACCTACCGGAATAGTGTCGCATACCATCAAAGGAAAATGCATCTCGTTCATGGAGAATAAGGCTTCATGGCACGGCGTCGCGCCCACGCTGGAAGAACTCGAAAAAGCGCTGGACGAGCTCGGGTGTATCGAATCATTGGAGGATTGGCTTTCGGAGGGAATCGCATGGGAAAGGTAGAAAAGAGACCGGAGATGCAGGCCACGCGCGATGCATACGGGAAAACATTAGTCGAACTGGGCACTGAAAATCATAATATAGTGGTCATGGACGCCGACCTTTCCGCTTCCACCCGCACGGAACTTTTCGCGAAAAAATTCCCGGAACGTTTCTTCAATATGGGTATTGCGGAAGCGAATATGATCGGATACGCGGCGGGTATGGCGTTGAGCGGCAAGATCGTCTTCGTCAGCACGTTCGCCATTTTCGCGACGCTTCGCCCGTTCGAGCAGATTCGTAACGCGGTCGCCGCGCAGAACCTGAACGTGAAAATCGCCGCTACCCACGCGGGTATCTCGGTCGGCGAGGACGGACTATCCCACCAGGCTATCGAGGATGTGGCAATCCTCCGCTCGCTCCCGAATATGCATATTTTCGTTCCGTCCGACGCAGTATCGGCGGTGAAGATCGTCAAGGAGGCCGCGCGTATCAACGGGCCGGTCTATATCCGCATGAGCCGCCCGAAAACTCCCGTTATCTACGATGAGACTTACGAGTTTAACGCCGGGCAGGCGAATATCCTGATCGACGCGCCCGAAGCGCGGGTCGCGATGTTCGCGACAGGAAACATGGTCTACGAAGCTCTGGTATGCGGGAAAAAGCTCCAGAGCGAAGGGATACCGGTAATTGTAGTCGATGTGACATCCATCAAGCCTATCAATAAAGAACTGATTGTTTCCATCGCGAAACGCACCCGTCTCGTAGTCACCCTTGAGGAACATACTATCATCGGGGGCTTGGGAGGCGCGGTCTGCGAAATCCTGAGCGAGGAATACCCGTCCAGAGTGATGCGAATCGGTATCAACG is a genomic window of Brevinematales bacterium containing:
- a CDS encoding elongation factor G, yielding MGKIYEPKMIRNISISGAPNVGKTTLAESMLFSSGVIKEMGSVDRGNTVMDFDEEEISKKMSLRTSLAYTEWKGIKVNILDTPGIPDLVSDVRSAFRVTEGIVFVVSATEGITIDTEKDWHFADDYKIARLVFINKMDAEGAEFFTLADSLKAKFRKPVIPIQLPIGSGKDFKGIVDMVKMKAYYFEGSKITEAPIPPEMNDRVAQYKEILFDAVAETDDTLIEKYLNGEELSPDEVETGLKSCTMNNKVIPILCGSAINTLGIPTLLDTVISFLPSPLYIGEIIGESPDHPGEQIKRHPDMNEPFCGFIFKTRIDPFAGKISYCRIRSGVIKPGDEIINVNARTKEKVAHLFMVNGKQFKEAEKLEAGDIAVFTKIDSLHTGNTVSEPHKTLLLEEVRLPKSSYFVAIHSNDRKSEDKLSEVFAAVSEEDVTFKKEFNDITKEMVVSCIGETQARIIFDTIKHKHGLIFETRPPRVAYKEALSQKTEAQYKHKKQSGGHGQYGEVYLRVEPLARDEGFQFTEDVFGGAVPKNYFPAVERGAMEACETGPVAGYPLVDVKVTLFDGSYHDVDSSDMAFRIAASHAMKEAFLTAKPVILEPIARAKVFVNEDDIGAVMNDIGTRRGKVHGMEKISEDTTVISVEAPYSELLVYSPILNSITSGRGRFEMEISHYDFLPEYEYDKAKKQAEEMKAEEESKKV
- a CDS encoding transketolase family protein, yielding MQATRDAYGKTLVELGTENHNIVVMDADLSASTRTELFAKKFPERFFNMGIAEANMIGYAAGMALSGKIVFVSTFAIFATLRPFEQIRNAVAAQNLNVKIAATHAGISVGEDGLSHQAIEDVAILRSLPNMHIFVPSDAVSAVKIVKEAARINGPVYIRMSRPKTPVIYDETYEFNAGQANILIDAPEARVAMFATGNMVYEALVCGKKLQSEGIPVIVVDVTSIKPINKELIVSIAKRTRLVVTLEEHTIIGGLGGAVCEILSEEYPSRVMRIGIN
- a CDS encoding transketolase, with product MDEQKRKEFEKELTTLRRDILLMLYEAKSGHPGGSLSAIDVIAYLFLNVMKYDPANPMWDERDRFILSKGHAAPALYVILARVGYFSPKLLKTLRKLGSPLQGHPDSRKLPGVESSTGSLGQGISIAGGIALAGKTDNKPYNVYTMLGDGEIQEGQVWEAMMAAAQFKLDNFCVIIDNNGLQIDGPVSLVMNVDPIADKLRAFNFATMEIDGHNPDEIEKAMEFFKSNKGKGVPTGIVSHTIKGKCISFMENKASWHGVAPTLEELEKALDELGCIESLEDWLSEGIAWER
- a CDS encoding regulatory protein RecX, giving the protein MKPGVEATIKRIERFLKFRPRTEKEIRFKLKGLKVPQSDIDESIIFLDSEGYINDTAFGYDWAESRIRSRKIGRNKLKNELKIKGISSEVIEDILRSAYTENDETELAVEFIGRKFRSGYSRDDFPRMKAMLSRNGYSFTIIDQVIGRLKTLLDEGEHYGEDNGS